In Pseudomonas sp. ADAK18, a single window of DNA contains:
- a CDS encoding bestrophin family protein: protein MIVRPKPKLLGILFSLKGSIAKRIATRSLMVTLLASVIVLVETLHPAYFSKVNATPFTLLGLSLSIFMSFRNNACYDRWWEGRKQLGQMVIEIRSLIRETQVLRDPAERAGVLRGLCGFAHGLVAHLRREDEARVIQPWIVVTPGHPNLPDSVLQAVGAQCSTAAEQGRISDWRYTQLETRLAGLSQVQAACERIKSTPLPFPYTLLLHRTIYLFCILLPFAMAEPLGWLTPLFTAIVSYTFFGLDAIGDDLEDPFGFDENDLPCDAIVRTLEREILAALGETQLPPALEPVDYVLT, encoded by the coding sequence ATGATCGTCCGTCCAAAACCCAAACTGCTCGGCATCCTGTTCTCGCTCAAAGGCTCGATTGCCAAGCGCATCGCCACGCGCAGCCTGATGGTCACGTTGCTGGCCTCGGTGATTGTGCTGGTGGAAACCCTGCACCCGGCGTATTTCTCCAAGGTCAACGCCACGCCCTTCACCTTGTTGGGCCTGTCGCTGTCGATCTTCATGAGTTTTCGTAACAACGCCTGCTATGACCGTTGGTGGGAAGGTCGCAAACAACTGGGGCAGATGGTCATTGAGATACGCTCGTTGATCCGTGAAACCCAGGTCTTGCGCGACCCCGCCGAGCGTGCCGGCGTGCTCCGGGGTTTGTGCGGGTTTGCCCATGGCTTGGTTGCGCACCTGCGCCGGGAAGATGAGGCGCGCGTTATCCAGCCGTGGATCGTCGTGACCCCAGGCCACCCCAACCTTCCCGACAGCGTCCTGCAAGCGGTCGGCGCCCAGTGTTCGACGGCGGCTGAACAAGGCCGGATCAGCGACTGGCGCTACACCCAGCTGGAAACCCGTCTGGCGGGCCTGAGTCAGGTCCAGGCCGCCTGTGAGCGGATAAAAAGTACCCCGTTGCCCTTCCCCTACACCTTGCTGCTGCACCGCACCATTTACCTGTTCTGTATTCTGCTGCCCTTCGCTATGGCTGAGCCGTTGGGCTGGCTCACGCCGCTCTTCACCGCCATCGTCAGCTACACCTTCTTTGGTCTGGACGCCATCGGTGATGATTTGGAGGACCCGTTTGGCTTCGATGAAAACGATCTGCCCTGCGATGCCATCGTTCGCACCCTGGAGCGGGAAATCCTCGCCGCCCTCGGCGAAACCCAACTGCCGCCGGCGCTGGAGCCTGTGGACTATGTGCTGACGTGA
- a CDS encoding HEAT repeat domain-containing protein, producing the protein MSKSRRYSIIGLCALLFIVLITWYFTRTAQVAVPPAIAHGYSKALKQARNGEAGAARVLYQQLGRPDLSDVRRAALHAELANYPSPQALKLADKDLANEAPLVRQAAIHSVVGLVPSGQRTLLLGPLLEDPEQSVRFAAANALLGLSPDTLGLYFGPLQRVLDEFEKQLKGQPETAEGWIQLARLYIHNARLQEAQNALEQALRLEPDNLPAVVAQIELLDKQGKVDDSRQLLANQLQAHPESAYLQHALGMWLLHHGEREYALLGLSKAVELEPGNQDYRYDLATTLHAQQELEAAQRQLEEIVQRHPENRKARVLLVNYWTQSGQLQNVQVLLAQLEQQNPDDPALQQGL; encoded by the coding sequence ATGTCAAAGTCTCGCCGTTACTCCATCATCGGCTTGTGCGCCCTGTTGTTTATCGTGCTGATCACCTGGTATTTCACCCGCACCGCTCAAGTGGCCGTGCCGCCAGCCATTGCCCACGGCTATTCCAAGGCTTTGAAACAAGCCCGTAACGGCGAAGCAGGAGCCGCACGGGTGTTGTATCAACAACTGGGGCGTCCAGACTTGTCCGATGTACGTCGGGCCGCCCTGCATGCCGAACTGGCGAACTACCCCAGCCCCCAAGCCTTGAAGCTGGCAGACAAGGACCTGGCCAACGAAGCACCGTTGGTGCGCCAGGCGGCCATTCACAGCGTTGTCGGGCTGGTACCCAGCGGCCAACGCACGTTATTGCTTGGTCCTCTGCTGGAAGATCCCGAACAAAGCGTACGGTTTGCCGCCGCCAACGCCTTGCTGGGCCTTTCACCCGACACCCTGGGCTTGTACTTCGGACCGTTGCAACGAGTGCTCGACGAGTTTGAGAAGCAGCTCAAGGGTCAACCCGAAACCGCCGAGGGCTGGATTCAACTGGCACGCCTGTACATTCACAACGCTCGCCTGCAGGAGGCGCAGAATGCTCTGGAGCAGGCCCTGCGCCTTGAGCCGGACAACCTGCCGGCCGTCGTGGCGCAAATCGAGTTGCTGGACAAGCAAGGCAAGGTCGACGACTCCCGCCAGTTGCTGGCCAATCAACTGCAAGCGCACCCCGAGTCGGCCTACCTGCAGCACGCCTTGGGCATGTGGCTGCTGCATCATGGCGAACGCGAATACGCCCTGCTCGGCCTGTCCAAGGCTGTAGAACTTGAGCCGGGCAATCAGGATTACCGCTACGACCTGGCTACCACCCTACACGCCCAGCAGGAACTGGAAGCTGCCCAGCGTCAGTTGGAAGAGATCGTCCAGCGCCACCCGGAGAACCGCAAGGCACGGGTGCTGCTGGTCAACTACTGGACGCAAAGCGGCCAGTTGCAAAACGTCCAGGTGTTATTGGCACAGCTGGAACAGCAGAATCCCGACGATCCGGCGCTGCAACAGGGTCTGTAG